The Roseovarius indicus genome has a segment encoding these proteins:
- a CDS encoding branched-chain amino acid ABC transporter permease, which produces MDAGFWVLQFLNALQYSMLLFLLSIGLTVIFGLLHFVNLAHGALYMMGAYLGISAAALTGSFWGAFILAPLGVTVIGAILYFTLIDRLRGAGPMNQVLVTFGLIFVFLDLARIGWGDVALGLSAPEGLSGTSNLLGVAYPTYRLFIIALGAIVMAALWLMLSRTQIGAMIRASVENGDMAAAMGINVGRLFFAVFCVGCALAGLAGVVAAPVFSATTGMGISILIPTLIVVVIGGLGSLQGAIVGSLIIGFIETVGAAFLPSFAAVASYLLLAAVLVLRPQGLIPARGS; this is translated from the coding sequence ATGGATGCGGGTTTCTGGGTTCTTCAGTTCCTGAATGCGCTGCAATACTCGATGCTGCTGTTCCTGCTGTCGATCGGGCTGACGGTGATCTTCGGGCTGCTGCATTTCGTCAACCTCGCCCACGGGGCGCTTTACATGATGGGCGCCTATCTGGGCATCTCGGCCGCGGCGCTGACCGGCAGCTTCTGGGGTGCCTTCATCCTGGCGCCGCTGGGCGTGACGGTGATCGGCGCCATCCTCTATTTCACCCTGATCGACCGGCTGCGCGGGGCCGGCCCGATGAACCAGGTGCTGGTGACCTTCGGGTTGATCTTCGTCTTTCTCGATCTCGCCCGCATCGGCTGGGGCGACGTGGCGCTGGGGCTCAGCGCGCCCGAGGGGCTGTCGGGCACGTCCAACCTTCTGGGCGTGGCCTACCCCACCTACCGGCTGTTCATCATCGCGCTGGGGGCCATCGTCATGGCGGCGCTGTGGCTGATGCTGTCGCGCACCCAGATCGGCGCGATGATCCGTGCCAGCGTGGAAAACGGCGACATGGCCGCCGCGATGGGCATCAATGTCGGCCGCCTCTTCTTCGCCGTCTTCTGCGTCGGCTGCGCGCTGGCGGGGCTGGCGGGGGTCGTGGCCGCACCGGTCTTTTCGGCGACCACCGGCATGGGCATCTCGATCCTGATCCCCACCCTGATCGTCGTCGTCATCGGCGGGCTCGGCAGCCTGCAGGGCGCCATCGTCGGCTCGCTCATCATCGGCTTCATCGAAACCGTCGGCGCGGCCTTCCTGCCCAGCTTTGCCGCCGTGGCAAGCTACCTGCTGCTGGCCGCCGTCCTTGTTCTGCGCCCGCAAGGGCTGATCCCCGCGCGAGGCTCGTGA
- a CDS encoding ABC transporter substrate-binding protein, producing MKKLFMAAAAASLLAVTGASAQTKVGVLLPYSGTYAALGNEITLGFNMALEEAGRTGEFEMVKEDTEAKPPVGLAKARKLVLEDEVDVIMGLVSSGVLGAVRDFVDGAEVPLIVANAGNDEATGANCSPYISRVSFSNRQVSGPMGEWLAQQGVKTAYTLAPDYAAGHQMVEAFTEKFTEGGGEVLGGEFTPFGQTSDFGPYLTNAKSSGAEALFVFYAGGEAISFVKQYGSFDLAKDLPLYGSGFVTSPLYVAAEGDAAVGVVAALHYVPTVDNETNNAFVATYKEAQGKAPSEFTIQGYDAAKALMAAIDSGASDRASIAKALRGLKFDSPRGPVEIDAATNNIVHDVYIYETVKEGEGLTQKILGTIKAVRDEPNGCELD from the coding sequence ATGAAGAAACTGTTCATGGCCGCTGCGGCGGCGTCACTGCTTGCCGTGACCGGGGCGAGCGCACAGACCAAGGTTGGCGTGCTGCTGCCCTATTCGGGCACCTACGCAGCGCTTGGAAACGAGATTACCCTCGGGTTCAACATGGCGCTGGAGGAGGCCGGGCGCACGGGCGAATTCGAGATGGTCAAGGAAGACACGGAGGCGAAGCCGCCCGTGGGCCTTGCCAAGGCCCGCAAGCTGGTGCTGGAAGACGAGGTCGACGTGATCATGGGCCTCGTGTCCTCCGGCGTGCTCGGCGCGGTGCGCGATTTCGTCGACGGGGCGGAAGTGCCGCTGATCGTGGCAAACGCCGGCAATGACGAGGCCACCGGCGCGAACTGCTCGCCCTATATCTCGCGCGTGTCGTTCTCGAACCGGCAGGTTTCGGGCCCCATGGGCGAATGGCTGGCCCAGCAGGGCGTCAAGACGGCCTACACCCTGGCCCCCGACTATGCCGCCGGCCACCAGATGGTCGAGGCCTTCACCGAGAAATTCACCGAAGGCGGTGGCGAGGTTCTGGGCGGCGAGTTCACGCCCTTCGGCCAGACCAGCGATTTCGGCCCCTACCTGACCAATGCCAAGTCGTCGGGCGCCGAGGCGCTGTTCGTCTTCTACGCGGGCGGCGAGGCGATCAGCTTCGTCAAGCAATACGGCTCGTTCGACCTTGCGAAGGACCTGCCGCTTTACGGCTCGGGCTTCGTGACCTCGCCGCTTTACGTGGCCGCAGAGGGTGACGCCGCCGTGGGCGTGGTCGCGGCATTGCACTATGTCCCGACCGTCGACAACGAGACCAACAACGCTTTCGTGGCGACCTACAAGGAAGCGCAGGGCAAGGCCCCGTCGGAATTCACCATCCAGGGCTATGACGCCGCCAAGGCGCTGATGGCCGCCATCGACTCGGGCGCCAGCGACCGCGCCTCGATCGCCAAGGCGCTGCGGGGCCTGAAATTCGACAGCCCGCGCGGCCCGGTCGAGATCGACGCCGCCACCAACAACATCGTCCACGACGTCTATATCTACGAGACGGTGAAAGAGGGCGAAGGCCTGACCCAGAAGATCCTTGGCACGATCAAGGCCGTCCGCGACGAGCCGAACGGCTGCGAACTCGACTGA
- a CDS encoding 4-hydroxylaminobenzoate lyase, whose amino-acid sequence MSQERFEALVGEVAEAIRGKPLDSGLAGYLNQTWPKEGPAFTELRDLCAEGERDGWLMSREAGGIRFGRAVKPGGAAGDFSVDVVRMKDVRGPHHIHPTGEIGAVMGLEGQPHFDGFAEGWYVYEPGTDHHPTVTGGDAYVLYLLPQGAIEFTGR is encoded by the coding sequence ATGTCGCAGGAACGTTTCGAGGCGTTGGTCGGGGAGGTTGCGGAGGCCATCAGGGGCAAGCCGCTCGATTCCGGGCTTGCCGGGTATCTCAACCAGACATGGCCCAAGGAGGGGCCGGCCTTCACCGAACTGCGCGATCTTTGCGCGGAAGGCGAGCGCGACGGCTGGCTGATGTCGCGCGAGGCGGGTGGCATCCGCTTTGGCCGGGCGGTCAAGCCGGGCGGGGCCGCGGGCGATTTCAGCGTCGACGTGGTGCGCATGAAGGATGTGCGCGGGCCGCATCACATTCACCCCACGGGCGAGATCGGGGCGGTCATGGGCCTCGAGGGCCAGCCGCATTTCGATGGCTTCGCCGAGGGCTGGTATGTCTACGAGCCCGGCACCGACCATCACCCCACTGTCACCGGGGGCGATGCCTACGTGCTCTACCTGCTGCCGCAGGGCGCGATCGAGTTTACCGGCAGATAA
- a CDS encoding benzoate-CoA ligase family protein, translated as MNDNAAVYFVDRHIAEGRADKVAFREADGAKRSLTYGQLAREAARFGGALDRHGVRREERIAMIVQDQIEFPVIFWGALKAGAIPVPLNTLLSTQVYDSILSDSRASILVVSECLWETVAPIVQDNRYLRAVLVIGDAPEGTESYQAFCKDAPEIETVEASADELAFWLYSSGSTGAPKGVRHVHSSLQATAECFGRDVLGITEDDTIYSVAKMFFAYGLGNAMSFPMAVGATTVIAAGRPTPDLVFHIMKEERPTIFCGVPTLYAALVFEQEKAGTPPEHCIRLCTSAGEALPREVGERWHRLWNAHIVDGVGSTEMLHIFLSNRPDDIVYGTSGTAVPGYEVRLVDEHDEDVAEGEVGELLVRGPSSAEGYWNRRNKSMSTFAGHWTRTGDKYERTPEGRYVYCGRTDDMFKVSGIWVSPFEVEQTLVEHPSILEAAVIGRADDQDLIKPAAYVVLKDGAEKVDADTLKGYVKDKIGMWKYPRWIEVVDELPKTATGKIQRFKLRESA; from the coding sequence ATGAACGATAATGCCGCAGTCTATTTCGTGGACCGCCATATCGCGGAAGGCCGCGCCGACAAGGTGGCCTTCCGCGAGGCCGACGGCGCGAAGCGCAGCCTGACCTACGGACAGCTCGCGAGGGAGGCCGCCCGCTTTGGCGGCGCGCTCGACCGGCACGGCGTGAGGCGCGAGGAGCGCATCGCCATGATCGTGCAGGACCAGATCGAATTCCCGGTGATCTTCTGGGGCGCGCTCAAGGCCGGCGCCATCCCGGTGCCGCTCAATACCCTGCTGTCGACGCAGGTCTATGACAGCATCCTCTCCGACAGCCGCGCCTCGATCCTGGTGGTGTCGGAATGCCTGTGGGAGACGGTCGCGCCCATCGTGCAGGACAACCGCTACCTTCGCGCCGTTCTGGTGATCGGCGACGCGCCCGAGGGCACCGAAAGCTACCAGGCCTTCTGCAAGGACGCCCCCGAGATCGAGACGGTCGAGGCCAGCGCCGACGAGCTGGCCTTCTGGCTCTATTCTTCCGGTTCCACCGGCGCGCCCAAGGGCGTGCGGCACGTGCATTCCAGCCTGCAGGCCACCGCCGAATGTTTCGGCCGCGACGTGCTGGGCATCACCGAAGACGATACCATTTATTCGGTGGCCAAGATGTTCTTCGCCTACGGGCTCGGCAACGCGATGTCCTTCCCGATGGCGGTGGGTGCGACCACGGTGATCGCCGCCGGGCGGCCGACGCCGGACCTGGTCTTCCACATCATGAAGGAGGAGCGGCCGACGATCTTCTGCGGCGTGCCGACGCTTTATGCCGCGCTGGTCTTCGAGCAGGAGAAGGCGGGCACGCCGCCCGAGCATTGCATCCGCCTCTGCACCTCGGCCGGCGAGGCGCTGCCGCGCGAGGTGGGCGAGCGGTGGCACCGGCTCTGGAACGCGCATATCGTCGATGGCGTCGGCTCGACCGAGATGCTGCACATCTTCCTGTCGAACCGGCCCGACGATATCGTCTACGGCACCTCGGGCACCGCGGTGCCCGGCTACGAGGTGCGGCTGGTCGACGAGCATGACGAGGACGTGGCCGAGGGCGAGGTGGGCGAGCTTCTGGTGCGCGGCCCGTCGAGCGCCGAGGGCTACTGGAACCGCCGCAACAAATCGATGTCGACCTTCGCCGGCCACTGGACCCGCACGGGCGACAAGTACGAACGCACCCCCGAGGGTCGCTATGTCTACTGCGGGCGCACCGACGACATGTTCAAGGTCTCGGGCATCTGGGTCAGCCCCTTCGAGGTGGAGCAGACGCTGGTCGAGCATCCTTCAATCCTGGAAGCGGCGGTGATCGGCCGGGCCGACGATCAGGACCTGATCAAGCCCGCGGCCTACGTCGTGTTGAAGGACGGGGCCGAAAAGGTCGATGCCGACACGCTCAAGGGCTACGTGAAGGACAAGATCGGCATGTGGAAATACCCCCGCTGGATCGAGGTGGTCGACGAGTTGCCGAAAACCGCCACCGGAAAGATCCAACGGTTCAAACTGAGGGAGAGCGCGTGA
- a CDS encoding alpha/beta fold hydrolase: MSIDWTTGKGTLTAGGKSLEWAAFGDAPGENPVIVMLHEGLGCLALWRDFPERVAQATGCPVLAYSRAGYGQSDPADLPRPLDYMTREAVDVLPDVLDALGEGPVILFGHSDGATIAAEYAGRVEDYRVRGLILMAPHFFTEEMGLAEIAKAREAFAEGDMKTRMAKYHRDPEATFRGWNDAWLDPGFEAWNVAEVIDYLRIPALVIQGREDQYGTLAQVEEVETRSYAPVDVAVLDDCRHSPHMDQPERVLEAVAEFTARLTRIEAAEVEIA, from the coding sequence ATGAGCATCGACTGGACAACTGGCAAGGGCACGCTGACGGCGGGCGGCAAATCGTTGGAATGGGCCGCGTTCGGCGACGCGCCGGGCGAAAACCCCGTCATCGTCATGCTGCACGAGGGGCTGGGCTGTCTCGCCCTCTGGCGCGACTTCCCCGAGCGGGTGGCACAGGCCACGGGTTGCCCCGTCCTTGCGTATTCCCGCGCGGGTTATGGCCAGTCGGACCCCGCCGACCTGCCCCGGCCACTGGATTACATGACGCGCGAGGCGGTGGATGTTCTGCCCGATGTGCTGGATGCGCTGGGCGAGGGGCCGGTGATCCTGTTCGGCCATTCCGACGGCGCCACTATCGCCGCCGAATATGCCGGGCGGGTGGAGGATTACCGCGTGCGCGGCCTGATCCTGATGGCGCCGCATTTCTTCACCGAGGAGATGGGCCTGGCCGAGATCGCCAAGGCGCGGGAGGCGTTTGCCGAGGGGGACATGAAAACCCGCATGGCCAAGTACCACCGCGACCCCGAGGCCACCTTCCGCGGATGGAACGACGCCTGGCTCGACCCGGGCTTCGAGGCTTGGAACGTGGCCGAGGTGATCGATTACCTGCGCATCCCCGCGCTGGTGATCCAGGGGCGGGAAGACCAGTACGGCACGCTGGCGCAGGTCGAGGAGGTCGAGACGCGCAGCTATGCGCCGGTCGACGTGGCCGTGCTCGACGATTGCAGGCATTCGCCGCACATGGACCAGCCCGAGCGGGTGCTCGAAGCGGTGGCCGAGTTCACCGCCCGCCTGACTAGGATCGAAGCGGCCGAGGTCGAAATCGCGTGA
- a CDS encoding DUF309 domain-containing protein, whose translation MTRALTLPPRPYLPGKTERPDEAIFEPLKEGLAPGMAPEDLAQSAAFLGGMQAFEQGYFWEAHELWEAVWMVLPPASAERHLLRGVIQLANGGLKARMGRENAARRIAGLADTALREAFLQGQDRLMGLGPEDVEKMRNRARNFAS comes from the coding sequence GTGACCCGTGCCCTGACCCTGCCGCCCCGGCCCTATCTTCCCGGCAAGACCGAGCGCCCCGACGAGGCGATTTTCGAGCCGCTGAAGGAAGGGTTGGCGCCGGGGATGGCGCCGGAGGATCTGGCGCAAAGTGCGGCCTTCCTCGGCGGGATGCAGGCGTTCGAGCAGGGCTATTTCTGGGAGGCCCACGAGCTGTGGGAGGCCGTCTGGATGGTCCTGCCCCCCGCCAGCGCCGAGCGCCACCTGCTGCGGGGCGTGATCCAGCTGGCCAATGGCGGGCTGAAGGCGCGGATGGGGCGCGAGAACGCCGCCCGCCGCATCGCCGGGCTGGCCGACACGGCCCTGCGCGAGGCCTTCCTGCAGGGCCAGGACAGGTTGATGGGGTTGGGCCCGGAAGACGTGGAGAAGATGAGGAATCGGGCGCGAAATTTTGCATCCTGA
- the boxC gene encoding 2,3-epoxybenzoyl-CoA dihydrolase: MTKLIDFRTDPSKYRHWRVDYDGDVANLYMDVDEDGGLFDGYQLKLNSYDLGVDIELSDIVQRMRFEHPEVKVVVMQSGKDKVFCAGANIRMLGGAAHSHKVNFCKFTNETRNTYEAAEADSGQKYIAAVKGSCAGGGYELAIACNHIMLTDDSTSSVALPEVPLLAVLPGTGGLTRVTDKRKVRRDLADVFCSIEEGVRGKRAKDWDLVDEVIPNSKFDATVQERAKEFAAASKKATGTGITLGLIDRTIGEDGSLSYSLVEVELDRERRRATITIKGPEGEPPADAAALEGQGDQSYLLKLARELDDAILHLRLNEAELGLLIFRTQGDPEAVLAHEKLLLDNKDNWLANEILQYWKRVLKRIDVTSRSLVALVEHGSCFAGVLAELLWAVDRSYMMEDEFEGDNRPVATVTMSDGNFGQYPMGNDLTRLETRFLGQPGHVAELKAKTGEPLEAEDAKEAGLVTFAYDDIDWEDEIRIFMEERASFSPDAMTGMEANLRFAGPETMETRIFGRLTAWQNWIFNRPNAVGEEGALQRYGSGVRGKYNMERV; the protein is encoded by the coding sequence GTGACCAAACTCATAGATTTCCGAACCGACCCGTCGAAATACCGCCACTGGCGGGTCGATTATGACGGCGACGTCGCCAACCTCTACATGGATGTCGACGAAGACGGCGGCCTGTTCGACGGTTACCAGCTGAAGCTCAATTCCTACGACCTCGGCGTCGATATCGAGCTGTCGGATATCGTGCAGCGCATGCGGTTCGAGCACCCCGAGGTGAAGGTCGTTGTCATGCAGTCGGGCAAGGACAAGGTGTTCTGCGCCGGCGCCAACATCCGCATGCTGGGCGGCGCGGCGCACAGCCACAAGGTCAACTTCTGCAAGTTCACCAACGAGACCCGCAATACGTATGAGGCGGCCGAGGCGGACTCGGGCCAGAAATACATCGCCGCCGTGAAGGGCTCCTGCGCGGGCGGCGGGTACGAGCTGGCGATTGCCTGCAATCACATCATGCTGACCGATGACAGCACGTCCTCGGTCGCGCTGCCCGAGGTGCCGCTGCTGGCCGTGCTGCCCGGCACCGGCGGCCTGACCCGCGTCACCGACAAGCGCAAGGTGCGCCGCGACCTCGCCGACGTGTTCTGCTCGATCGAGGAGGGCGTGCGCGGCAAGCGGGCGAAGGATTGGGATCTCGTCGACGAGGTGATCCCCAACTCGAAATTCGACGCGACCGTGCAGGAACGCGCCAAGGAGTTCGCCGCGGCCTCGAAGAAGGCCACCGGCACCGGCATCACGCTCGGCCTTATCGACCGCACCATCGGCGAGGACGGCTCGCTCAGCTATTCGCTGGTCGAGGTGGAGCTTGACCGAGAGCGCCGCCGCGCCACGATCACGATCAAGGGCCCCGAGGGCGAGCCGCCCGCCGACGCCGCCGCGCTGGAGGGGCAGGGCGATCAATCCTACCTGCTGAAGCTCGCCCGCGAGCTGGACGACGCCATCCTGCACCTGCGCCTCAACGAGGCCGAGCTGGGCCTGCTGATCTTCCGCACCCAGGGCGACCCCGAGGCGGTGCTGGCCCATGAAAAACTGCTGCTCGACAACAAGGACAACTGGCTCGCCAACGAGATCCTGCAATACTGGAAGCGCGTCCTGAAACGGATCGACGTGACCTCGCGCAGCCTTGTCGCGCTGGTCGAGCACGGCTCCTGCTTTGCCGGGGTTCTGGCCGAGCTGCTCTGGGCCGTCGACCGCTCCTACATGATGGAGGACGAGTTCGAGGGCGACAACCGCCCCGTCGCCACCGTCACGATGAGCGACGGCAATTTCGGCCAATACCCGATGGGCAACGACCTCACCCGCCTCGAAACCCGCTTCCTCGGCCAGCCCGGCCACGTGGCGGAGCTGAAGGCAAAGACCGGCGAGCCACTCGAGGCCGAGGACGCCAAGGAGGCGGGCCTCGTGACCTTCGCCTATGACGATATCGACTGGGAGGACGAAATCCGCATCTTCATGGAAGAGCGCGCCTCGTTCAGCCCGGATGCGATGACGGGGATGGAAGCCAACCTGCGCTTTGCCGGCCCCGAAACGATGGAAACTCGTATCTTCGGGCGACTCACCGCCTGGCAGAACTGGATTTTCAACCGTCCGAACGCCGTCGGCGAGGAGGGCGCATTGCAGCGCTACGGAAGCGGCGTTCGCGGCAAGTACAACATGGAACGCGTCTGA
- the boxB gene encoding benzoyl-CoA 2,3-epoxidase subunit BoxB, translating to MLDLINVSYDTQIPNNVNLSSDKRVLKALEKWHPGYINWWNDLIPDNFQQSLVYLRTAVSVDPKGWAKFDYVKMPEYRWGVLLAPQVEDRKIPCGEHAGQPAWQEVPGEYRNMMKRLIVIQGDTEPASVEQQRFLALTAPSLYDMRNLFQVNVEEGRHLWAMVYLLHKYFGADGREEADDLLRRSSGSEEAPRMLGAFNEETPDWLSFFMFTYFTDRDGKMQLESLAQSGFDPLSRTCRFMLTEEAHHMFVGETGVGRTIERTCQVMKENGIDDPYDIDKIRALGVIDLPTVQKKLNLHYTLSLDLFGQEVSTNAANAFNAGIKGRYHEHRIDDDHKLEGDTYTVWDFENGQAVQKEVPALTAINMRLRDDYTRDASGGIGRWNKIIEKAGVDFKLKLPHESFNRQIGVFAGHNFNPEGEIVSGAEYDKGMADWLPTHADGDFIQSLMEQVTEPGKYAGWIAPPKVGIDNKPGDFEYVKLHMA from the coding sequence ATGCTCGATCTCATCAATGTCAGTTACGACACGCAGATTCCCAACAACGTGAATCTGTCCTCGGACAAGCGCGTTCTGAAGGCGCTGGAAAAGTGGCACCCGGGCTATATCAACTGGTGGAACGACCTGATCCCCGACAATTTCCAGCAATCGCTGGTCTACCTGCGCACCGCCGTCAGCGTCGACCCGAAAGGCTGGGCCAAGTTTGACTACGTCAAGATGCCCGAATACCGCTGGGGCGTGCTGCTGGCCCCGCAGGTCGAAGACCGCAAGATCCCCTGCGGCGAACATGCCGGTCAGCCCGCGTGGCAGGAAGTGCCCGGCGAATACCGCAACATGATGAAGCGCCTGATCGTCATCCAGGGCGATACAGAGCCGGCTTCGGTCGAGCAACAGCGCTTCCTCGCGCTCACCGCGCCGTCGCTCTACGACATGCGCAATCTTTTCCAGGTGAACGTGGAAGAAGGCCGCCACCTGTGGGCGATGGTCTACCTGCTGCACAAGTATTTCGGCGCCGATGGCCGGGAAGAGGCCGACGACCTGCTGCGCCGGTCCTCGGGGTCCGAAGAGGCGCCGCGGATGCTCGGCGCGTTCAACGAGGAAACGCCCGACTGGCTGTCGTTCTTCATGTTCACCTACTTCACCGACCGCGACGGCAAGATGCAGCTGGAAAGCCTTGCGCAGTCGGGCTTCGACCCGCTGTCGCGCACCTGCCGCTTCATGCTGACCGAGGAAGCGCATCACATGTTCGTGGGTGAAACCGGCGTCGGCCGCACGATCGAGCGCACCTGCCAGGTGATGAAGGAAAACGGCATCGACGACCCCTATGACATCGACAAGATCCGCGCGCTGGGCGTGATCGACCTGCCGACCGTGCAGAAGAAGCTGAACCTGCACTACACGCTGTCGCTCGACCTCTTCGGTCAGGAAGTGTCGACCAACGCCGCCAATGCGTTCAACGCCGGCATCAAGGGTCGCTACCACGAGCACCGTATCGACGACGACCACAAGCTCGAGGGCGACACCTATACCGTGTGGGATTTCGAGAACGGGCAGGCGGTGCAGAAAGAGGTGCCGGCGCTGACCGCCATCAACATGCGCCTGCGCGACGACTACACCCGCGACGCTTCGGGCGGGATCGGCCGGTGGAACAAGATCATCGAGAAAGCCGGCGTCGATTTCAAGCTCAAGCTGCCGCATGAAAGCTTCAACCGCCAGATCGGCGTCTTCGCCGGGCACAACTTCAACCCCGAGGGCGAGATCGTGTCGGGCGCCGAGTATGACAAGGGCATGGCCGACTGGCTGCCGACCCATGCCGACGGCGACTTCATCCAGTCGCTGATGGAGCAGGTCACCGAGCCCGGCAAATACGCCGGCTGGATCGCCCCGCCGAAGGTCGGCATCGACAACAAGCCGGGCGACTTCGAATACGTCAAACTGCACATGGCGTAA
- the boxA gene encoding benzoyl-CoA 2,3-epoxidase subunit BoxA translates to MTQPIKQHLIDPEICIRCYTCEMTCPIEAITHDDNNVVVDPDKCDYCMACIPVCPTGSIDEWRVVKEPYSLDEQFSWEELPEQEEIEAAGAGTGGDIEALDDAMAALLAEAHKGAGGKSKAPASAAKPTVNLYNLANPVEATVQGNYQLTHDESGSDVRHIILNFEGKPFPVLEGQSIGIIAPGEDAEGKPHLPRLYSVSSPRDGERPNYNNVSLTVKREEHGVCSNYVCDLKTGDKVKVTGPFGATFLLPDDPEARLLLVCTGTGSAPMRAFTMRRQRAVGEKSGGMTMFFGARTPESLPYFGPLRKVPDTLLQKHLVFSRLPDKPLEYVQDRMAREEEVVADLLQDPKTHIYICGLRGMEEGVEHAFANIAESIGQPWHDLRDTMRDEGRYHVETY, encoded by the coding sequence GTGACCCAGCCGATCAAGCAACACCTGATCGACCCGGAAATCTGCATCCGCTGCTATACCTGCGAGATGACCTGCCCGATCGAGGCGATCACCCATGACGACAACAACGTCGTGGTCGACCCCGACAAGTGCGACTATTGCATGGCCTGCATCCCGGTCTGCCCCACCGGCAGCATCGACGAATGGCGCGTGGTCAAGGAGCCCTATTCGCTGGACGAGCAATTCTCGTGGGAGGAACTGCCCGAGCAGGAAGAGATCGAGGCGGCCGGCGCCGGCACCGGTGGTGATATCGAGGCGCTGGACGATGCGATGGCCGCCCTGCTGGCCGAGGCCCACAAGGGGGCCGGCGGCAAGTCGAAGGCGCCCGCCTCTGCGGCGAAGCCTACCGTCAACCTCTACAACCTCGCCAACCCGGTCGAGGCGACGGTGCAGGGCAATTACCAACTGACCCATGACGAAAGCGGCTCGGATGTCCGCCACATCATCCTGAATTTCGAGGGCAAGCCCTTCCCCGTGCTGGAGGGTCAGTCGATCGGCATCATCGCCCCCGGCGAGGACGCCGAGGGCAAGCCCCACCTGCCGCGGCTCTATTCCGTCTCGAGCCCGCGCGACGGCGAGCGGCCGAACTACAACAACGTCTCGCTCACCGTGAAGCGGGAGGAGCATGGCGTCTGTTCCAACTATGTCTGCGACCTCAAGACCGGCGACAAGGTCAAGGTCACCGGCCCCTTCGGCGCCACCTTCCTTCTGCCCGACGACCCCGAGGCGCGGCTTCTGCTGGTCTGCACCGGCACCGGCTCGGCGCCGATGCGGGCCTTCACCATGCGCCGCCAGCGCGCGGTGGGCGAGAAATCGGGCGGCATGACCATGTTCTTCGGTGCCCGCACGCCCGAAAGCCTTCCCTATTTCGGCCCCTTGCGGAAAGTGCCCGACACCCTTCTGCAAAAGCACCTCGTCTTCAGCCGCCTGCCCGACAAGCCGCTCGAATACGTGCAGGACAGGATGGCCAGGGAAGAAGAGGTCGTGGCCGACCTGCTGCAGGATCCGAAAACCCATATCTACATCTGCGGCCTGCGCGGGATGGAGGAAGGCGTCGAACACGCCTTCGCCAACATCGCCGAAAGCATCGGCCAGCCCTGGCACGACCTGCGCGACACCATGCGCGACGAAGGCCGCTATCACGTGGAGACCTATTAG
- a CDS encoding acyl-CoA thioesterase, with translation MEDQGGPGDAAIYEHEIRVTWADCDPARIAYTGRIPNFALDAINGWWEHHLGDGWFQMEIDRNLGTPFVSMSLQFSSPITPRHRLICRVWPNRLGETSIGFHVEGVQDGTLCFTGDFVSVFITADEFRKSPPPHEIRALVQRHLVPA, from the coding sequence ATGGAAGACCAGGGCGGGCCGGGCGACGCCGCTATCTACGAACACGAGATCCGCGTCACCTGGGCCGATTGCGACCCGGCGCGCATCGCCTATACCGGCCGCATCCCCAACTTCGCCCTCGACGCCATCAACGGCTGGTGGGAACATCACCTGGGCGATGGCTGGTTCCAGATGGAGATCGACCGCAACCTCGGCACGCCCTTCGTGTCGATGTCGCTTCAGTTCTCCTCGCCGATCACGCCCCGTCACCGGCTGATCTGCCGGGTCTGGCCCAACCGGCTGGGCGAAACCTCGATCGGTTTCCATGTCGAGGGGGTTCAGGACGGCACGCTCTGTTTCACCGGCGATTTCGTCAGTGTCTTCATAACCGCCGACGAATTCAGGAAATCTCCGCCGCCGCATGAAATTCGGGCACTTGTGCAGCGCCACCTTGTGCCTGCCTGA